The proteins below are encoded in one region of Thermoleophilum album:
- a CDS encoding YgaP family membrane protein → MKRPTVNITAPERFARVFIGLVAIVGGVLLLASTGGAVSTVLEVLLMLAGLDLVLTGALGHCPLYRKLGYVPPSLRRPA, encoded by the coding sequence ATGAAGCGTCCCACGGTCAACATCACTGCGCCCGAGCGCTTCGCACGGGTCTTCATCGGCCTGGTGGCCATCGTCGGTGGCGTGCTCCTGCTCGCTTCGACGGGTGGCGCCGTCAGCACGGTGCTCGAGGTGCTGCTGATGCTTGCCGGCCTCGACCTGGTCCTGACGGGGGCGCTCGGGCACTGCCCGCTGTATCGCAAGCTCGGTTACGTCCCGCCATCTCTGAGGAGGCCGGCATGA